The Microbacterium limosum sequence TTCGCTAGAGTGGCACGCGGCACGAGACCCGATACGAAGGAGCTGCCATGCCCGTCGCAACCCCCGAGCAGTACGCCGACATGCTGGACCGCGCGAAGGCGGGCGGCTTCGCCTACCCGGCGATCAACGTCTCGAGCTCCCAGACGGTCAACGCCGTCCTGCAGGGTCTCACCGAGGCGGGGTCCGACGGCATCCTCCAGGTGACCACGGGCGGCGCCGACTACTTCGCCGGCCACACCGTCAAGGCGCGCGCGGCGGGCGCGCTCGCCTTCGCGAAGTTCGCGACGGAGGTCGCCAAGAACTACCCGATCACCGTCGCGCTGCACACCGACCACTGCCCGAAGGAGGCCCTTCCCGGCTTCGTGATGCCCCTCATCGAGGCATCGGAGGAAGAGGTAAAGGCCGGGCGCAACCCGATCTTCCAGTCGCACATGTGGGATGGCTCGGCCGTGCCGCTGGATGAGAACATCCGGATCGCGAAGGAGCTCCTGCCCCGCCTGAAGAACATCAACGCCATCCTCGAGGTCGAGATCGGGGTCGTCGGCGGCGAGGAGGACGGCGTCGCGCACGAGGGCTCGAACGAGGCGCTCTACACGACGGTGGCCGACGTGACGAAGGCCGTCGAGGCCCTCGGACTCGGCGAGCAGGGCCGCTACATCTCCGCGCTGACGTTCGGCAACGTCCACGGCGTCTACAAGCCGGGCAATGTGAAGCTGCGTCCGGAGCTGCTCGGCGAGATCCAGGAGGGCATCGCGGCGCGCTTCGGCACCGGTCCGAAGCCCCTCGACCTGGTCTTCCACGGCGGCAGCGGTTCCACCGACGAGGAGATCGCGCTCGCCGTGGCGAACGGCGTGGTCAAGATGAACATCGACACCGACACGC is a genomic window containing:
- the fbaA gene encoding class II fructose-bisphosphate aldolase, encoding MPVATPEQYADMLDRAKAGGFAYPAINVSSSQTVNAVLQGLTEAGSDGILQVTTGGADYFAGHTVKARAAGALAFAKFATEVAKNYPITVALHTDHCPKEALPGFVMPLIEASEEEVKAGRNPIFQSHMWDGSAVPLDENIRIAKELLPRLKNINAILEVEIGVVGGEEDGVAHEGSNEALYTTVADVTKAVEALGLGEQGRYISALTFGNVHGVYKPGNVKLRPELLGEIQEGIAARFGTGPKPLDLVFHGGSGSTDEEIALAVANGVVKMNIDTDTQYAFTRSVAGYMFQNYDGVLKIDGEMGNKKAYDPRAWGKVAESAMAARVVAATRQLGSAGKSQG